A DNA window from Fragaria vesca subsp. vesca linkage group LG3, FraVesHawaii_1.0, whole genome shotgun sequence contains the following coding sequences:
- the LOC101299851 gene encoding F-box/kelch-repeat protein At3g06240-like, protein MLALPVKKKYRLNLNSDLPEDITLNILCRLPVKSLIRFSCVSKRWRSIIVSDPQFGKDHLKLASEKGTITRRLFLTEHGLDDEEIPELGVPYQFKSLETSFGDDSLVRNLTIPPEEHGKVLSCNGLVALGSFSKGWSIWNPSTRFHRKIPAPDYSLVKKKRSCPWREDYDFTNVLVGFGYASSIDDYKLIVLVSPIDDESSPWMRAGTSSSNVLNIFIFSMRANSWKLREASRWPARGYSPRCVYGTLSNEAVHWANHHREYNYDIYINLNRPQVEEFDVCAFDLGNEELRNVPVPDCFNHDIARHGDRTMQTVDHAGGCLCLWSETYHGEIELWIMRDYGVCNSWMNLFKFRKSAFWDVLGGVPIWEPSLVMESRNYDRA, encoded by the coding sequence ATGCTGGCGTTGCCAGTGAAGAAGAAGTATCGTCTGAACCTGAACTCTGACCTCCCTGAAGATATAACTCTGAATATTCTATGTAGGTTGCCGGTTAAGTCTTTGATTCGATTCAGCTGTGTATCCAAACGGTGGCGTAGCATCATAGTTTCCGACCCACAATTCGGAAAAGACCACCTCAAACTAGCATCTGAGAAGGGAACCATCACTAGGAGACTCTTCCTCACTGAACACGGTTTAGATGATGAAGAAATCCCCGAACTCGGTGTGCCCTATCAATTCAAATCTTTAGAAACCTCGTTTGGAGATGATTCTCTGGTCAGAAATCTCACCATCCCACCCGAGGAGCATGGCAAAGTGCTTTCATGCAACGGTTTGGTAGCTCTAGGTAGTTTTTCGAAAGGTTGGTCAATTTGGAACCCATCGACTAGGTTCCACCGCAAAATACCTGCTCCAGATTATTCACTAGTAAAGAAAAAGAGGTCATGCCCCTGGAGAGAAGACTATGATTTTACTAATGTGTTGGTTGGTTTTGGTTATGCCTCATCCATTGATGACTACAAACTAATTGTTTTAGTATCCCCCATTGATGATGAATCTAGTCCATGGATGAGAGCTGGTACTTCTTCATCTAACGTCCTCAACATCTTCATATTCTCTATGAGAGCTAACTCATGGAAACTCAGGGAAGCTTCTCGCTGGCCAGCCCGGGGTTACAGTCCTAGGTGCGTATATGGAACTCTTTCAAATGAAGCAGTTCATTGGGCTAACCACCATAGAGAATATAACTATGACATCTACATAAATCTAAACAGACCGCAGGTTGAAGAGTTTGATGTCTGTGCTTTCGATTTGGGGAATGAGGAGTTACGTAATGTGCCTGTTCCGGATTGTTTTAACCATGATATTGCTAGACATGGCGATCGAACAATGCAGACTGTTGATCATGCAGGAGGGTGCCTTTGCCTTTGGTCCGAGACTTATCATGGGGAAATCGAATTGTGGATTATGAGAGATTATGGGGTGTGTAATTCATGGATGAATCTTTTTAAATTTAGGAAGTCTGCTTTTTGGGATGTTCTTGGAGGAGTTCCTATTTGGGAGCCAAGTTTGGTTATGGAAAGTAGAAATTATGATCGAGCTTGA
- the LOC101305736 gene encoding uncharacterized membrane protein At1g06890-like produces MIPHICLCHCQIGMALLDSLLGNEAKRFVKRKDSDAGEAGKALEELRGSLYNDLRTSEGAKRQQQRFCGPVVAMTFNFVVSVGIILANKLVMGRVGFKFPIFLTLIHYVTAWLLLAIFKTLSILPVSPPARTTPFTSLFSLGAVMAFASGLANTSLKHNSVGFYQMAKIAVTPTIVLAEFILFRKTISCNKVLALAVVSAGVAVATVTDLEFNLFGALIAIAWIVPSAVNKILWSNLQQQGNWTALALMWRTTPVTIFFLLALMPWLDPPGVLLFQWNMNNSSAILISAILGFLLQWSGALALGATSATSHVVLGQFKTCVILLGGYFLFKSDPGFVSLCGAVTALGGMSVYTSLNLKKPQDNVTKQSLPTLKPKTIDQESVVESEAKDTTVV; encoded by the exons ATGATCCCACATATATGCCTGTGCCATTGTCAGATTGGAATGGCTTTGCTTGATTCATTGTTGGGGAATGAAGCTAAAAGATTTGTGAAAAGGAAAGACAGTGATGCAGGAGAAGCAG GTAAAGCACTTGAAGAACTCAGAGGCTCTCTCTACAATGACCTTCGAACTTCAGAAGGCGCCAAGCGCCAACAGCAACGATTTTGTGGTCCGGTGGTGGCGATGACCTTCAATTTTGTGGTGTCTGTGGGGATCATCCTGGCAAATAAACTT GTAATGGGGAGAGTTGGATTCAAGTTTCCAATCTTTCTCACATTGATTCATTATGTGACAGCTTGGTTGCTTCTAGCCATTTTTAAGACACTCTCAATTCTTCCGGTTTCTCCTCCGGCCAGAACTACCCCTTTCACTTCTCTCTTCTCTTTAGGTGCTGTCATGGCTTTTGCCTCTGGTCTTGCCAATACAAGTCTAAAACACAACAG TGTTGGTTTCTACCAGATGGCTAAAATTGCTGTAACTCCTACCATTGTTCTTGCCGAGTTTATTCTCTTTAGAAAAACCATTTCTTGTAACAAG GTTTTAGCTCTAGCTGTCGTCTCAGCAGGTGTGGCAGTAGCAACAGTAACAGATTTAGAGTTCAATTTGTTTGGTGCCTTGATTGCAATCGCGTGGATAGTCCCAAGTGCTGTAAACAAAATCCTGTGGTCTAATCTTCAACAGCAAGGGAATTGGACCGCCCTCGC GCTGATGTGGAGGACTACCCCAGTCACTATTTTCTTCTTATTAGCTCTTATGCCATGGTTGGATCCACCAGGAGTTCTACTGTTCCAGTGGAATATGAATAACTCAAGTGCTATTCTTATATCAGCAATCCTTGGTTTTCTCCTCCAATGGTCCGGGGCATTGGCACTCGG GGCAACCTCAGCAACTAGCCATGTTGTTCTTGGACAGTTCAAGACTTGTGTGATATTACTAGGGGGATATTTTCTTTTCAAATCAGATCCAGGGTTCGTGAGCCTCTGTGGGGCTGTTACAGCCCTCGGTGGAATGTCTGTTTACACATCACTAAACCTGAAAAAACCACAAGACAATGTGACCAAGCAATCCTTACCTACACTAAAACCCAAAACCATAGACCAAGAAAGTGTAGTAGAGTCAGAAGCAAAGGATACCACAGTTGTTTGA
- the LOC101306025 gene encoding uncharacterized protein LOC101306025, with translation MSGGGETTRVSIPDNVKSTIQNIREITKKLHSDDEIYAVLKECAMDPNETAQKLLYLDTFHEVKKRRERKKENVKGRTPEDLRTAPAAHRRVVRGGSQGNYSSDAGGGRNSSARRENGASHVADGGSLSSFMPVQQKTKNNAAAPIAKVSTGVPNGVKSLSNGTASHVSAPKSSAGVATAPRYAVVVASTPVVGLKDQRKAPTPTSEQLTSSATSPADSGVYSSASDSLSTHIQENKDISGDSVELPKSENVASNSDNQVIKEKTQSATAKAIGKNRHTKSSEPPSSTHDGSRLILPSNSNGESQPESTDPLKVATSEVETIAVEASSQLPPVSGLSEIKLVTFPNHIKVPESLRNMLTFGSINSTFGTSVESVNGSGGNGSTCGVESSQDTEEVTKEPSPSNDSVTSSVQGDLSENPLPSPNVLEKLHPSEGNVSSIPDSDSKSELLKQDLQLPPEVPHSISALNGPSYNIGFLPPMLGSQVLQMEGRDNQAHEAPRVSNFVGNSVPSPNTTPPLPSSIAASPQIPVFRHAYPANYFPYGYIPPYFLPPMHQFLSPNGFPPQPSAYLPPAAPTAAGIKYPPQFKAGSNAGNPAQYNIQSGGSFITTPAGYVPSSAVTSGSSVGNTEDLGASQLKESHIYTAGQLTEGQTVWIHTPGQDISSLYNLPQGQRFTYSPVHAGHGGMTGLYPPGQTMASPTYLQQSQAVAGAAESIGPPPAAYQQP, from the exons ATGAGCGGCGGTGGGGAGACTACTAGGGTTTCAATCCCAGACAATGTAAAGAGCACGATCCAAAACATCAGAGAGATCACTAAGAAGCTTCACAGCGACGATGAAATCTACGCTGTGCTCAAGGAGTGCGCTATGGATCCCAACGAGACTGCTCAGAAGCTCTTGTATTTAG ATACATTTCATGAGGTCAAAAAGAGACGCGAACGGAAAAAAGAG AACGTGAAAGGCAGAACACCTGAAGATTTGAGGACAGCACCAGCAGCTCATAGGCGAGTGGTTAGGGGTGGCAGCCAAGGGAATTATTCTTCTG ATGCTGGTGGTGGGAGGAATTCTTCTGCTCGGAGGGAAAATGGAGCCAGTCATGTTGCAGATGGAGGTTCTCTGTCCTCTTTTATGCCAGTTCAGCAGAAAACTAAAAACAATGCTGCGGCTCCAATCGCAAA GGTGTCAACTGGCGTTCCAAACGGGGTTAAAAGCCTGTCAAATGGGACTGCTAGTCATGTTTCTGCTCCAAAATCCTCTGCTGGTGTTGCTACAGCACCTCGTTATGCTGTCGTTGTGGCATCTACACCTGTTGTTGGTTTAAAGGATCAACGCAAAGCCCCAACACCAACATCTGAGCAGCTTACTAGTTCTGCTACTTCTCCAGCGGATTCTGGTGTTTACTCATCTGCTTCAGACTCTTTATCAACCCATATACAAGAAAACAAAGACATTTCTGGTGATTCTGTAGAGTTGCCAAAGAGTGAAAATGTTGCCTCCAACTCTGATAATCAAGTAATCAAAGAAAAGACTCAAAGTGCGACTGCAAAGGCAATTGGAAAGAATCGGCATACTAAGTCGTCAGAACCCCCTTCCTCAACTCATGATGGTTCTCGGCTCATTCTGCCATCTAATTCTAATGGAGAATCACAGCCAGAGTCAACTGATCCTTTGAAAG TGGCCACATCGGAGGTTGAAACCATTGCTGTTGAAGCTTCTTCTCAGTTGCCACCTGTCTCGGGTCTCTCTGAAATTAAACTTGTTACTTTTCCAAATCATATCAAGGTCCCTGAATCCTTAAGAAACATGTTGACTTTTGGAAGTATTAATTCTACTTTTGGAACGAGTGTTGAATCTGTTAATGGTTCGGGTGGCAATGGTTCTACGTGCGGTGTAGAATCATCTCAGGATACTGAGGAAGTTACTAAAGAGCCATCTCCTAG CAATGACAGTGTAACCTCTTCTGTTCAAGGAGATCTTTCAGAGAATCCTCTGCCTTCACCTAATGTTCTTGAAAAGTTACATCCTTCTGAGGGTAATGTTTCTTCAATACCTGACTCAGACTCCAAAAGTGAACTGTTGAAGCAAGATTTGCAGTTGCCTCCGGAAGTTCCACATAGCATCAGTGCTCTAAATGGCCCCAGCTATAATATTGGTTTTTTGCCACCCATGCTTGGAAGCCAGGTTCTACAAATGGAAGGACGTGATAATCAGGCACATGAAGCACCTCGCGTTTCAAACTTT GTTGGAAATTCCGTTCCCAGCCCAAATACAACCCCACCCCTGCCAAGCTCCATAGCTGCTTCTCCACAGATTCCTGTTTTCAGGCACGCATATCCTGCTAATTATTTCCCATATGGCTATATCCCGCCATATTTTCTGCCACCAATGCACCAGTTTTTAAGCCCCAATGGCTTTCCCCCACAACCTTCAGCATATTTACCACCAGCAGCACCAACTGCTGCTGGGATTAAATATCCTCCGCAGTTCAAGGCAGGGAGCAATGCTGGAAATCCAGCTCAGTATAACATTCAATCCGGTGGTTCATTCATAACCACCCCTGCTGGTTATGTTCCTAGTTCAGCAGTTACATCTGGAAGCTCAGTTGGTAACACTGAAGATCTTGGAGCATCTCAGTTGAAAGAAAGTCATATCTACACTGCAGGACAGCTG ACTGAGGGTCAAACTGTTTGGATTCATACTCCTGGACAAGATATCAGCTCTCTGTACAACCTTCCTCAAGGACAACGCTTCACGTACTCGCCCGTCCATGCTGGACACGGTGGCATGACTGGACTATATCCACCAGGGCAGACGATGGCTTCTCCAACATATCTGCAACAGTCCCAGGCTGTGGCTGGAGCTGCCGAGAGCATAGGACCCCCACCTGCTGCTTATCAGCAGCCTTAA
- the LOC101306315 gene encoding RNA-binding protein Musashi homolog Rbp6-like, whose translation MGSKSHGGPHSGDGASPGKIFIGGLAKDATYATFTKHFGKYGEIVDSVIMKDRFTGTPRGFGFITYADPSVVDKVIEDTHVINGKQVEIKRTIPKGQGQSKDFRTKKIFVGGIPSAVSEEELKSFFSKYGEVVEHQIIRDHETNRSRGFGFVIFDSEEVVDELLSKGNMIDMEGTQVEIKKAEPKKSSNPPPAPAYGSNSRARSFNDGYGPYGSSYGGFDGGFPPGPYRTPGALGGGRYGGGYGYGYGSDSGEFGTGYGSFGSSSLGGYRSESSLGYTSRLGPYGGGFGGGYGASGLGGYGRGGGEGYGSGTYGSSNYGGGYESGTGGTYGGAGGAYGRGGYSSSSRYHPYSR comes from the exons ATGGGTTCGAAATCGCACGGCGGACCTCACTCCGGAGATGGCGCTAGCCCTGG AAAGATCTTCATTGGTGGATTGGCAAAAGACGCCACATATG CTACATTTACCAAGCATTTTGGGAAATATGGAGAGATAGTGGACTCTGTCATAATGAAAGATCGCTTCACCGGTACTCCGAGGGGTTTTGGGTTTATCACCTATGCTGATCCTTCTGTTGTTGACAAAGTTATCGAGGACACTCATGTGATCAATGGGAAGCAG GTTGAGATCAAGAGGACCATTCCCAAAGGCCAAGGGCAATCAAAGGACTTTAGGACTAAGAAGATATTTGTTGGTGGAATTCCATCTGCAGTTTCTGAGG AGGAGTTGAAAAGTTTCTTCTCGAAGTATGGGGAGGTTGTGGAACACCAGATCATACGGGATCATGAAACCAACCGTTCTCGAGGCTTTGGATTTGTAATTTTTGACAGTGAGGAAGTTGTAGATGAATTGTTATCCAAAGGAAACATGATTGATATGGAGGGTACCCAG GTGGAGATCAAGAAAGCTGAACCAAAGAAATCCTCAAATCCCCCACCTGCTCCTGCATATGGTAGCAATTCTAGGGCTCGTTCTTTCAATGATGGCTATGGTCCATATGGCAGTTCTTATGGTGGTTTTGATGGAGGATTTCCCCCTGGCCCCTATAGGACACCAGGTGCTCTTGGTGGAGGTAGATATGGTGGTGGTTATGGGTATGGTTATGGTAGCGATAGTGGTGAATTTGGCACTGGCTATGGAAGTTTTGGCAGCAGTAGCTTAGGTGGCTATAGGAGTGAATCTTCCCTTGGTTACACTAGTCGCCTGGGCCCTTATGGTGGTGGTTTTGGTGGTGGTTATGGTGCAAGTGGTTTAGGTGGTTATGGTCGAGGTGGTGGGGAAGGCTATGGAAGTGGAACTTATGGAAGTTCAAACTATGGTGGTGGATATGAATCTGGCACTGGTGGTACTTATGGTGGAGCAGGTGGAGCATATGGAAGGGGGGGCTATAGTAGCAGTAGTCGGTACCATCCATATTCAAGATAG